From a single Diachasmimorpha longicaudata isolate KC_UGA_2023 chromosome 13, iyDiaLong2, whole genome shotgun sequence genomic region:
- the LOC135168936 gene encoding protein scalloped isoform X4, translated as MKDWELSTQNSIGSAVAATDTISSPWTPASSGPQPDANGSGSDTKNLDVGEISDDEKDLSAADAEGVWSPDIEQSFQEALTIYPPCGRRKIILSDEGKMYGRNELIARYIKLRTGKTRTRKQVSSHIQVLARRKLREIQAKLKVNFWQPGLQPGTSQDVKPFPQSTYTGKPATAVSSGDMVQAQPPPPWEGRAIATHKLRLVEFSAYMEQHRDQDIYHKHLFVHIGGSATYADPLLEAVDVRQIYDKFPEKKGGLKELYDKGPQAAFFLVKFWADLNTNIQDEAGAFYGVTSQYESNENMTITCSTKVCSFGKQVVEKVETEYARFENGRFVYRISRSPMCEYMINFIHKLKHLPEKYMMNSVLENFTILQVVTNRDTQETLLCTAYVFEVSTSEHGAQHHIYRLVKD; from the exons GCAGTGCGGTGGCTGCAACCGACACCATTTCCTCGCCGTGGACGCCCGCGAGTTCCGGGCCGCAGCCCGACGCCAACGGCTCCGGCTCGGATACAAAGAATCTCGATGTTGGCGAAATCAGCGAT gACGAGAAGGACCTATCGGCGGCAGATGCGGAAGGCGTCTGGTCGCCGGATATCGAGCAGAGCTTCCAGGAGGCACTCACTATTTATCCACCCTGCGGACGACgcaaaattattctctccgACGAGGGAAAAATGTATG GTCGAAATGAGCTGATTGCCCGGTACATTAAACTACGTACGGGTAAGACGAGAACGCGAAAGCAGGTCTCGTCGCATATCCAAGTACTCGCAAGGAGAAAATTGCGGGAAATACAAGCAAAACTCAAAGTG aatttttggCAGCCGGGGTTACAGCCAGGTACCTCACAGGATGTCAAACCTTTTCCGCAGTCAACGTACACTGGAAAACCGGCGACAGCAGTATCGAGTGGTGATATGGTTCAGGCACAACCACCACCACCATGGGAGGGTCGTGCCATTGCCACCCATAAACTCAGACTCGTTGAATTTTCGGCCTACATGGAGCAGCATCGAGATCAAGACATC TACCACAAGCACCTATTCGTTCACATAGGTGGTTCGGCGACATACGCGGATCCACTTCTGGAGGCGGTCGATGTTAGGCAGATCTATGACAAATTTCCCGAGAAAAAGGGCGGTTTGAAGGAGCTCTATGATAAGGGACCACAAGCTGCTTTCTTCCTTGTTAAATTTTGGGCAGATCTCAATACCAACATTCAGGATGAAGCTGGAGCTTTCTATGGCGTTACGAGCCA atACGAGAGCAATGAGAACATGACGATAACATGTTCGACGAAAGTATGTTCGTTTGGTAAACAAGTGGTGGAGAAAGTGGAGACTGAATATGCGAGGTTTGAGAATGGAAGGTTCGTATATCGTATCAGTCGTTCACCAATGTGCGAGTACATGATTAACTTCATTCACAAGTTGAAACATCTACCAGAGAAATACATGATGAACAGTGTACTCGAGAACTTCACGATTCTCCAG GTTGTAACAAACAGAGATACCCAAGAGACGTTACTCTGTACAGCTTATGTTTTTGAAGTATCAACGTCCGAGCATGGTGCTCAGCATCACATATACAGACTTGTCAAAGACTAA
- the LOC135168936 gene encoding protein scalloped isoform X3: MHSMIITPGSAVAATDTISSPWTPASSGPQPDANGSGSDTKNLDVGEISDDEKDLSAADAEGVWSPDIEQSFQEALTIYPPCGRRKIILSDEGKMYGRNELIARYIKLRTGKTRTRKQVSSHIQVLARRKLREIQAKLKVNFWQPGLQPGTSQDVKPFPQSTYTGKPATAVSSGDMVQAQPPPPWEGRAIATHKLRLVEFSAYMEQHRDQDIKIFTPEFQYHKHLFVHIGGSATYADPLLEAVDVRQIYDKFPEKKGGLKELYDKGPQAAFFLVKFWADLNTNIQDEAGAFYGVTSQYESNENMTITCSTKVCSFGKQVVEKVETEYARFENGRFVYRISRSPMCEYMINFIHKLKHLPEKYMMNSVLENFTILQVVTNRDTQETLLCTAYVFEVSTSEHGAQHHIYRLVKD, encoded by the exons GCAGTGCGGTGGCTGCAACCGACACCATTTCCTCGCCGTGGACGCCCGCGAGTTCCGGGCCGCAGCCCGACGCCAACGGCTCCGGCTCGGATACAAAGAATCTCGATGTTGGCGAAATCAGCGAT gACGAGAAGGACCTATCGGCGGCAGATGCGGAAGGCGTCTGGTCGCCGGATATCGAGCAGAGCTTCCAGGAGGCACTCACTATTTATCCACCCTGCGGACGACgcaaaattattctctccgACGAGGGAAAAATGTATG GTCGAAATGAGCTGATTGCCCGGTACATTAAACTACGTACGGGTAAGACGAGAACGCGAAAGCAGGTCTCGTCGCATATCCAAGTACTCGCAAGGAGAAAATTGCGGGAAATACAAGCAAAACTCAAAGTG aatttttggCAGCCGGGGTTACAGCCAGGTACCTCACAGGATGTCAAACCTTTTCCGCAGTCAACGTACACTGGAAAACCGGCGACAGCAGTATCGAGTGGTGATATGGTTCAGGCACAACCACCACCACCATGGGAGGGTCGTGCCATTGCCACCCATAAACTCAGACTCGTTGAATTTTCGGCCTACATGGAGCAGCATCGAGATCAAGACATC aaaatttttacccCCGAATTTCAGTACCACAAGCACCTATTCGTTCACATAGGTGGTTCGGCGACATACGCGGATCCACTTCTGGAGGCGGTCGATGTTAGGCAGATCTATGACAAATTTCCCGAGAAAAAGGGCGGTTTGAAGGAGCTCTATGATAAGGGACCACAAGCTGCTTTCTTCCTTGTTAAATTTTGGGCAGATCTCAATACCAACATTCAGGATGAAGCTGGAGCTTTCTATGGCGTTACGAGCCA atACGAGAGCAATGAGAACATGACGATAACATGTTCGACGAAAGTATGTTCGTTTGGTAAACAAGTGGTGGAGAAAGTGGAGACTGAATATGCGAGGTTTGAGAATGGAAGGTTCGTATATCGTATCAGTCGTTCACCAATGTGCGAGTACATGATTAACTTCATTCACAAGTTGAAACATCTACCAGAGAAATACATGATGAACAGTGTACTCGAGAACTTCACGATTCTCCAG GTTGTAACAAACAGAGATACCCAAGAGACGTTACTCTGTACAGCTTATGTTTTTGAAGTATCAACGTCCGAGCATGGTGCTCAGCATCACATATACAGACTTGTCAAAGACTAA
- the LOC135168936 gene encoding protein scalloped isoform X1 → MKDWELSTQNSIGSAVAATDTISSPWTPASSGPQPDANGSGSDTKNLDVGEISDDEKDLSAADAEGVWSPDIEQSFQEALTIYPPCGRRKIILSDEGKMYGRNELIARYIKLRTGKTRTRKQVSSHIQVLARRKLREIQAKLKVNFWQPGLQPGTSQDVKPFPQSTYTGKPATAVSSGDMVQAQPPPPWEGRAIATHKLRLVEFSAYMEQHRDQDIKIFTPEFQYHKHLFVHIGGSATYADPLLEAVDVRQIYDKFPEKKGGLKELYDKGPQAAFFLVKFWADLNTNIQDEAGAFYGVTSQYESNENMTITCSTKVCSFGKQVVEKVETEYARFENGRFVYRISRSPMCEYMINFIHKLKHLPEKYMMNSVLENFTILQVVTNRDTQETLLCTAYVFEVSTSEHGAQHHIYRLVKD, encoded by the exons GCAGTGCGGTGGCTGCAACCGACACCATTTCCTCGCCGTGGACGCCCGCGAGTTCCGGGCCGCAGCCCGACGCCAACGGCTCCGGCTCGGATACAAAGAATCTCGATGTTGGCGAAATCAGCGAT gACGAGAAGGACCTATCGGCGGCAGATGCGGAAGGCGTCTGGTCGCCGGATATCGAGCAGAGCTTCCAGGAGGCACTCACTATTTATCCACCCTGCGGACGACgcaaaattattctctccgACGAGGGAAAAATGTATG GTCGAAATGAGCTGATTGCCCGGTACATTAAACTACGTACGGGTAAGACGAGAACGCGAAAGCAGGTCTCGTCGCATATCCAAGTACTCGCAAGGAGAAAATTGCGGGAAATACAAGCAAAACTCAAAGTG aatttttggCAGCCGGGGTTACAGCCAGGTACCTCACAGGATGTCAAACCTTTTCCGCAGTCAACGTACACTGGAAAACCGGCGACAGCAGTATCGAGTGGTGATATGGTTCAGGCACAACCACCACCACCATGGGAGGGTCGTGCCATTGCCACCCATAAACTCAGACTCGTTGAATTTTCGGCCTACATGGAGCAGCATCGAGATCAAGACATC aaaatttttacccCCGAATTTCAGTACCACAAGCACCTATTCGTTCACATAGGTGGTTCGGCGACATACGCGGATCCACTTCTGGAGGCGGTCGATGTTAGGCAGATCTATGACAAATTTCCCGAGAAAAAGGGCGGTTTGAAGGAGCTCTATGATAAGGGACCACAAGCTGCTTTCTTCCTTGTTAAATTTTGGGCAGATCTCAATACCAACATTCAGGATGAAGCTGGAGCTTTCTATGGCGTTACGAGCCA atACGAGAGCAATGAGAACATGACGATAACATGTTCGACGAAAGTATGTTCGTTTGGTAAACAAGTGGTGGAGAAAGTGGAGACTGAATATGCGAGGTTTGAGAATGGAAGGTTCGTATATCGTATCAGTCGTTCACCAATGTGCGAGTACATGATTAACTTCATTCACAAGTTGAAACATCTACCAGAGAAATACATGATGAACAGTGTACTCGAGAACTTCACGATTCTCCAG GTTGTAACAAACAGAGATACCCAAGAGACGTTACTCTGTACAGCTTATGTTTTTGAAGTATCAACGTCCGAGCATGGTGCTCAGCATCACATATACAGACTTGTCAAAGACTAA
- the LOC135168936 gene encoding protein scalloped isoform X2 has product MDTVHYFWSSAVAATDTISSPWTPASSGPQPDANGSGSDTKNLDVGEISDDEKDLSAADAEGVWSPDIEQSFQEALTIYPPCGRRKIILSDEGKMYGRNELIARYIKLRTGKTRTRKQVSSHIQVLARRKLREIQAKLKVNFWQPGLQPGTSQDVKPFPQSTYTGKPATAVSSGDMVQAQPPPPWEGRAIATHKLRLVEFSAYMEQHRDQDIKIFTPEFQYHKHLFVHIGGSATYADPLLEAVDVRQIYDKFPEKKGGLKELYDKGPQAAFFLVKFWADLNTNIQDEAGAFYGVTSQYESNENMTITCSTKVCSFGKQVVEKVETEYARFENGRFVYRISRSPMCEYMINFIHKLKHLPEKYMMNSVLENFTILQVVTNRDTQETLLCTAYVFEVSTSEHGAQHHIYRLVKD; this is encoded by the exons GCAGTGCGGTGGCTGCAACCGACACCATTTCCTCGCCGTGGACGCCCGCGAGTTCCGGGCCGCAGCCCGACGCCAACGGCTCCGGCTCGGATACAAAGAATCTCGATGTTGGCGAAATCAGCGAT gACGAGAAGGACCTATCGGCGGCAGATGCGGAAGGCGTCTGGTCGCCGGATATCGAGCAGAGCTTCCAGGAGGCACTCACTATTTATCCACCCTGCGGACGACgcaaaattattctctccgACGAGGGAAAAATGTATG GTCGAAATGAGCTGATTGCCCGGTACATTAAACTACGTACGGGTAAGACGAGAACGCGAAAGCAGGTCTCGTCGCATATCCAAGTACTCGCAAGGAGAAAATTGCGGGAAATACAAGCAAAACTCAAAGTG aatttttggCAGCCGGGGTTACAGCCAGGTACCTCACAGGATGTCAAACCTTTTCCGCAGTCAACGTACACTGGAAAACCGGCGACAGCAGTATCGAGTGGTGATATGGTTCAGGCACAACCACCACCACCATGGGAGGGTCGTGCCATTGCCACCCATAAACTCAGACTCGTTGAATTTTCGGCCTACATGGAGCAGCATCGAGATCAAGACATC aaaatttttacccCCGAATTTCAGTACCACAAGCACCTATTCGTTCACATAGGTGGTTCGGCGACATACGCGGATCCACTTCTGGAGGCGGTCGATGTTAGGCAGATCTATGACAAATTTCCCGAGAAAAAGGGCGGTTTGAAGGAGCTCTATGATAAGGGACCACAAGCTGCTTTCTTCCTTGTTAAATTTTGGGCAGATCTCAATACCAACATTCAGGATGAAGCTGGAGCTTTCTATGGCGTTACGAGCCA atACGAGAGCAATGAGAACATGACGATAACATGTTCGACGAAAGTATGTTCGTTTGGTAAACAAGTGGTGGAGAAAGTGGAGACTGAATATGCGAGGTTTGAGAATGGAAGGTTCGTATATCGTATCAGTCGTTCACCAATGTGCGAGTACATGATTAACTTCATTCACAAGTTGAAACATCTACCAGAGAAATACATGATGAACAGTGTACTCGAGAACTTCACGATTCTCCAG GTTGTAACAAACAGAGATACCCAAGAGACGTTACTCTGTACAGCTTATGTTTTTGAAGTATCAACGTCCGAGCATGGTGCTCAGCATCACATATACAGACTTGTCAAAGACTAA